A genomic segment from Echeneis naucrates chromosome 20, fEcheNa1.1, whole genome shotgun sequence encodes:
- the LOC115061354 gene encoding uncharacterized protein LOC115061354: protein MGTECENGPAHGDDDPSQQDTASIADVSVEIATVDHTLQKLRKKYRKTRRKPKGIKRLWSQLLNVPHLAIIIAAVVFVVVVIMWSLLWVYIFRRESNSGVYFAGMFRVANVEFIPEFRQAESHEFMSMANKIQHVVSNVYKMSSVARLYKQAVISDLSNNHKGGVLVHFWMVFVVPRLKSPAVCEDCVGAILRDSVHTSLQNRSSVGYLLGLPVDIDSILINAVQRSDYTSNTAGSQCVDKMYANLPGVRVPLNVFSSWGGVSCHVKLTAVPGSLIRLTISSFLIEPSDCVNDALTVYDALLPMRGRILHRLCERVSTPFSLVSTSNVMLLSFRMTNGNKTFRGHFEAIAEEICMSQIETHLESEATGYIYSPFHPSLLPPKCSCTWRFQTSNSAFGVALQFQNYVLKPKDMKSCDQGWWKVNEIIFCGSYVGHYTVFRIADHSPELEFRCSSRTSVQPFQASYSIYNISQPCPESHFLCSTGLCVEKSRRCDGLDDCQDESDEVFCSRPTMNCGGTSSLHPVLVCNGETDCTNGIDEINCTQETTCSAIRYQCSSGSCLLKKNARCDGVHDCQDESDEADCACGRPFVVTRVGSSTRGHERIVGGVNSVEGEWPWQVSLHFLGNMYCGASVLSSNWLISAAHCFSKERLSDPRYWSAHLGMLTQGSAKYVAEIQRIVVHEYYNMYTFDYDIALLQLKKPWPSSLSPLVQPVCLPPSSHTVTDSHHCWVTGWGYRSEEDKVLPTVLQKAKVSILSQTECKKSYSPVSPRMLCAGVLSGERDACRGDSGGPLSCQAPGGGRWFLMGIVSWGAGCGRPNLPGVYTRVNKFTSWIYSHIIISYAPVLNLYHTSPAPPSSVFFLGGNVEFPNLSFSLELTDSTSPQFRLQAQALNHYFLELYESSPWSSYYLRSGITAFSEGAEGLNVFYWSKFSAPDNVAMAIRTSSPERLQRRLPGSHKVQQDSRNEQRYYIDDDTLHLLGLDPDDSESEEKLDKIKNPNSIQSGKWQLGFQAMSFDLYAKYGNNRTLSLVSPKKPYYQWRLRVPSGHVVRLVILTLHGATPGSCTAHKLSAYDFLLPLQNKIIARWCGRPMSGSSPVMKLTSSGNVMLVTFSFSRQRDGAIFKAYFQALPKAGCGGSLSSWNGTISSPYYPSYYPPNIDCTWTLRAPLPGYLISLTIVMMDIQDSSASDGCEKDWLDIGGVKLCNPLSEGSKKRVYSSPVSLNFHSDESLTHKGFYLLYRAFSPEGTCPRQFRCGDGRCIPLRKVCDGVKDCSDGRDEVKCSSCRPGEVLCGNGQCKPQSSQCAGQGGCADSSEEGTCGGKCYHVCPNKVCLSKSSVCDGVTDCKDRSDELNCTRAYLKGCSSSSYKCASGKCLTKVNPECDGVKDCFDGSDELRCSCGTRPRKRTKIVGGSDAGVGSWPWQVSLQMDRYGHVCGATLVSNRWLISAAHCFQDSDAIKYSDARAWRAYMGMRVMTMGNSGAATRPIRRILLHPQYDQFTSDYDIALLELSAPVFFNDLVQPVCVPASSHTFTAGTSCYVTGWGVLMEDGELASRLQEASVKIISRNTCNKLYDDAVTPRMLCAGSLQGGVDACQGDSGGPLVCLERGRRWFLAGIVSWGEGCARQNRPGVYTQVVKFTDWIHQQTKGQV from the exons ATGGGCACAGAGTGTGAGAACGGGCCAGCACATGGAGATGATGATCCATCTCAACAGGACACTGCCAGT ATTGCAGATGTGTCTGTGGAGATTGCCACAGTGGACCACACGCTGCAGAAGCTGCGCAAGAAGTATAGAAAGACCAGACGGAAGCCCAAGGGGATCAAAAGGCTTTGGTCCCAGTTGTTAAATGTCCCACACCTTGCTATAATCATTGCAGCGGTGGTGTTTGTGGTGGTGGTTATCATGTGGTCACTGCTATGGGTGTACATAT TTCGACGTGAAAGCAACAGTGGAGTGTATTTTGCTGGGATGTTTCGTGTTGCCAACGTTGAGTTTATCCCTGAGTTCCGTCAGGCAGAGTCACATGAATTTATGTCCATGGCAAACAAAATACAACATGTG GTGAGCAACGTGTACAAGATGTCTTCAGTGGCCAGACTCTACAAGCAAGCTGTCATTTCAGACCTCAG TAATAACCATAAGGGGGGTGTGCTGGTGCATTTCTGGATGGTGTTTGTGGTCCCTCGTCTAAAGAGCCCAGCAGTGTGTGAGGACTGTGTAGGTGCCATTCTCAGAGACTCCGTCCACACAAGCCTCCAGAACAGGTCCTCTGTGGGCTATTTACTGGGTCTGCCAGTCGATATAGACTCCATCCTCATCAatg CTGTGCAGCGTTCAGATTACACATCAAATACAGCAG GCTCACAGTGTGTAGATAAGATGTATGCCAACCTTCCTGGGGTGAGGGTCCCTTTAAACGTTTTTTCATCATGGGGTGGTGTGAGTTGCCATGTAAAGCTGACGGCTGTCCCCGGCTCTCTCATCCGTCTGAccatctcctccttcctcattgAGCCCAGTGACTGTGTGAATGATGCCCTGACTGTGTATGATGCTCTGCTGCCCATGAGAGGGCGCATTTTACACAG GCTGTGTGAGAGAGTGTCTACGCCCTTCTCCCTTGTCTCTACCTCCAATGTCATGTTGCTGTCCTTCAGAATGACTAATGGCAACAAAACCTTCAGAGGACACTTTGAGGCCATCGCTGAGGAAA TTTGTATGTCTCAAATTGAGACCCACTTGGAGTCTGAAGCCACTGGTTACATCTATAGCCCCTTCCACCCCAGCCTACTGCCCCCAAAATGCTCCTGCACCTGGAGATTtcag ACGTCTAACAGTGCTTTTGGAGTTGCTCTGCAGTTTCAGAACTATGTACTGAAACCAAAGGACATGAAGAGCTGTGACCAAGGCTGGTGGAAAGTTAATGAAATCAT tTTCTGTGGCAGTTACGTGGGACACTACACGGTGTTTCGGATTGCTGATCACAGCCCAGAGCTGGAGTTTCGCTGCAGCTCACGTACCTCTGTTCAGCCATTTCAGGCTTCTTACAGCATATACAATATCAGCCAAC CCTGTCCAGAGAGCCACTTCCTGTGTTCCACAGGACTGTGTGTGGAAAAGAGTCGGCGCTGTGATGGCCTGGATGACTGCCAGGACGAGAGTGACGAGGTCTTCTGCT CAAGGCCCACAATGAATTGCGGTGGCACTAGTTCGCTGCAtcctgtgcttgtgtgcaaTGGAGAGACAGACTGCACCAACGGAATCGATGAGATCAACTGCACCCAGG AAACAACCTGTTCTGCAATCAGGTATCAATGCAGCAGTGGCTCTTGCTTACTGAAGAAGAATGCAAGATGTGATGGAGTTCATGACTGTCAAGACGAAAGTGATGAGGCGGACTGCG CCTGTGGTCGTCCTTTCGTGGTGACGAGAGTGGGCTCATCCACAAGGGGCCATGAGCGCATTGTGGGTGGAGTTAACTCTGTGGAAGGGGAGTGGCCGTGGCAGGTCAGCCTCCACTTCTTGGGAAACATGTACTGTGGTGCCTCTGTCCTCTCTTCTAATTGGCTCATCTCAGCTGCTCACTGCTTCAGCAAGGAACG ACTGTCTGATCCACGTTACTGGAGCGCTCATCTTGGCATGCTGACGCAGGGCAGTGCCAAATACGTGGCAGAGATCCAGCGGATTGTTGTGCACGAGTATTATAACATGTATACATTCGATTATGACATCgccctgctgcagctgaagaagcCCTGGCCCTCTTCCCTCAGCCCACTGGTGCAGCCTGTGTGCCTGCCCCCCAGCTCACACACTGTCACCGACAGCCACCACTGCTGGGTGACTGGGTGGGGATACCGCTCTGAGGAGG ATAAGGTGCTGCCCACAGTCCTACAGAAAGCAAAGGTCTCCATCCTGAGTCAGACTGAGTGTAAGAAGAGCTACAGTCCTGTCTCACCACGCATGCTGTGTGCTGGAGTCCTCTCTGGAGAGAGAGACGCCTGCAGG ggGGATTCAGGGGGGCCTCTGTCCTGTCAGGCACCAGGTGGGGGCCGCTGGTTCCTGATGGGCATTGTTAGCTGGGGGGCAGGATGTGGCAGACCAAACCTGCCCGGGGTCTACACCAGGGTCAACAAGTTCACCTCCTGGATATACAGCCATATCA TCATCTCCTACGCACCTGTCCTAAATCTCTACCATACCTCCCCAGCTCCGCCTTCCTCTGTGTTCTTCCTCGGAGGCAACGTGGAGTTCCCCAACCTGAGCTTCTCCTTGGAGCTGACTGACTCCACCTCCCCGCAGTTCCGGCTGCAGGCTCAGGCTTTGAACCATTAT tttttagaGCTCTATGAGTCTTCTCCTTGGAGCTCCTACTACCTGCGCTCAGGAATTACTGCCTTCAG TGAAGGAGCAGAAGGACTCAACGTCTTTTACTGGAGTAAATTCTCCGCACCAGACAATGTTGCCATGGCAATCCGGACATCCAGCCCAGAGAGGCTACAGCGCAGACTTCCCGGCAGTCACAAGGTGCAGCAGGACAGCCGCAATGAGCAGCGGTATTACATTGATGATGACACGCTCCACCTGCTGG GTTTGGACCCTGATGACTCTGAGTCAGAGGAAAAGCTAGACAAGATTAAGAATCCCAATAGTATCCAGAGTGGGAAGTGGCAGCTTGGCTTCCAAG CAATGTCCTTTGACCTCTATGCCAAATATGGCAACAACCGCACCCTGAGCCTGGTGAGTCCTAAGAAGCCGTATTACCAGTGGCGTCTCCGTGTGCCATCGGGCCATGTAGTTCGACTGGTTATCCTCACCCTGCACGGTGCCACGCCAGGTAGCTGCACTGCCCACAAGCTCTCAGCCTATGACTTCCTGCTTCCTCTACAGAACAAGATTATTGCAAG ATGGTGTGGGCGGCCCATGTCAGGTTCATCTCCAGTCATGAAGCTAACATCCTCTGGGAATGTCATGTTAGTCACCTTCTCTTTCAGCAGACAGAGGGATGGAGCAATATTCAAAGCGTACTTCCAGGCCCTCCCAAAAGCAG GCTGTGGAGGGTCACTTTCCTCTTGGAATGGCACCATTTCCTCACCCTACTATCCATCCTATTACCCCCCTAACATAGACTGCACCTGGACACTGCGG GCGCCGTTGCCAGGATATCTGATTTCCCTGACGATTGTTATGATGGACATTCAGGATTCCTCAGCTTCAGATGGCTGTGAGAAAGACTGGCTGGACATAGGAGGGGTCAA ACTGTGCAATCCACTATCAGAGGGCAGCAAGAAGCGAGTCtactcctctcctgtctctctcaacTTCCACTCGGATGAATCACTCACTCACAAGGGCTTCTATTTGCTCTATCGAGCCTTCTCTCCAGAGGGCA CTTGTCCTCGCCAGTTTCGCTGTGGAGATGGACGCTGTATCCCTCTGAGGAAGGTGTGCGACGGAGTGAAAGACTGCTCAGATGGACGAGACGAGGTTAAATGCT CATCCTGCAGGCCAGGGGAAGTGCTGTGTGGTAACGGCCAGTGTAAACCTCAGAGCAGCCAGTGTGCCGGCCAGGGCGGCTGTGCAGACAGCAGTGAGGAGGGCACATGTG GCGGTAAATGTTATCACGTGTGTCCCAACAAGGTGTGTCTGTCAAAGTCTTCAGTGTGTGATGGTGTTACAGACTGCAAAGACCGCAGTGATGAACTGAACTGTACCAGAGCAT ATCTTAAaggctgctcctcctcttcgtATAAATGTGCCAGTGGAAAGTGTCTAACTAAGGTGAACCCTGAGTGTGATGGTGTAAAAGACTGTTTTGATGGCTCTGATGAACTCCGTTGTA GCTGCGGCACCAGACCCAGGAAGCGTACTAAAATAGTGGGAGGCTCTGATGCTGGAGTGGGCTCTTGGCCATGGCAGGTCAGCCTCCAAATGGATCGCTACGGCCACGTCTGTGGAGCCACTCTGGTTTCAAACCGCTGGCTCATCTCTGCAGCTCACTGCTTTCAGGACTCAGATGCCATTAA ATACTCAGATGCCCGTGCATGGCGAGCCTACATGGGAATGCGTGTGATGACAATGGGGAATAGTGGAGCAGCCACCAGACCGATCCGGAGGATCCTCCTCCACCCGCAGTACGACCAGTTCACTTCAGACTATGACATTGCCCTTCTGGAGCTCAGCGCTCCTGTCTTCTTCAATGACTTggtgcagcctgtgtgtgtccctgcCTCCTCACATACCTTCACCGCAGGGACCAGCTGCTATGTCACAGGCTGGGGGGTCCTCATGGAAGATG GTGAGCTTGCCTCTCGCTTACAAGAGGCCTCTGTGAAGATCATCAGCAGGAACACTTGTAACAAGTTGTATGATGACGCTGTCACTCCCAGGATGCTTTGTGCTGGGAGCCTGCAGGGAGGTGTGGATGCCTGCCAG GGTGACTCAGGAGGTCCATTGGTGTGTCTAGAGCGTGGCAGACGGTGGTTCCTGGCGGGAATCGTGAGCTGGGGTGAAGGCTGTGCGAGGCAGAACCGTCCCGGTGTCTACACACAGGTGGTGAAGTTCACTGACTGGATCCATCAGCAGACTAAAGGACAGGTGTGA